The region ACTTGTACTCCTTGAAGAACGCCACGTTGCTGTCGCCGTTGAGCGTGTTGAACACGGCGTCGGCCCCGGACGACTTGACCTTGTTGACGATCGTGCCGAACTCGGTCGACCCGAGCGGCGCGTAGTCCTCGCCGAGAACGGTCATCCCGTTCGCGGTCGCGTACGCCTTGATGATTTTGTTGGCGGTGCGGGGAAAGACGTAGTCGCTGCCGACCAGATAGACCGACTTCGCGCCCTGTGACTTGAGGTAGTCGAGCCCCGGGACGATCTGCTGGTTGGTCGTCGCTCCGGTGTAGAAGATGTAGGGCGACTGCTCCAGCCCTTCGTACTGCACCGGGTAGAACAGCAACGCCTTGTTCTTCTCGAACACCGGCTTGACGGCCTTGCGGCTGGCCGACGTCCAGCAGCCGAAGACGGCGGCGACCCGGTCCTCGGAGATGAGCTTCTCGGCCTTCTCCGCGAAGGTGGGCCAGTCGGAGGCACCGTCCTCACCGACCGGCTGGACCTTCTTGCCGAGCACGCCGCCGGCCGCGTTGATCTCCTCGACGGCGAGCATGATGGCGTCGCGAACGGTGACCTCGCTGATCGCCATGGTGCCGGAGAGCGAGTTGAGCAGGCCCACTTTGACGGTGTCGCCGGAGACGTCGGCGGTGACGCCGGTGGCGCCGCCCTCGTCGGTGGTCTTGCTGCCGCACGCGGTCATCGCGGCCGCGGCGACCAGGGTCATGGCACCCGCCAGGATGCGGCGGCCCCGGAATAATGACATCTACTCTCCCTGCGGTGCACTCAAGTGGCGAAAGGACGGTCGGTGCGGTCCGATGGGGCTGGCGTGGGCGATGCCGAGGCAGACGGGTGGACGTCGCTTCGGGCATCGACTCGGACATGGGCAGGGAAAGCGTCGACCGGCATCATTGCGCGAGTGTTTCCCAGTCCTTAATTGACTGTTTCCGCGACCATGATCGAGCGTGCACAGAGAAACGGCCGGCACCGTCGAAAAAACGGTTCCGGCCGCTCGGATAGGTTGATAAAGGCGTCACCACAATGGTCGGCAGATGATTTCACCGACTGCGGACGCGAAATGGTGGAATCCGGCCCAGAGGGCAGATCCTTCACACAGGAAGTATCTTAGGTCCGGATCGGGTGCGGCTGTCAAGGGTCCTGTCGACCCGGTCCGGGCGGTTCCCGAGCGGACCGGCTCAGAGCTGGGCGAGCACCGTGAAGTCGAGTCCGTCGGCCTCGGCCAGATAGATGCGCTGACGGACGTGTCGCCGACGCAGCCGCAACCGACCGCGCGGGCCGTGGTACGCCACCGTGTCCGCTGCCGTCTCGATGGCCCGTACGTCCAGGGTCCGGGCCTGACCGATCAGCGCGGCGAGCAGCATCACGCCCTCGTAGCAGGACTCCCCCAGGCTGCCCAGCGGCGGCGCCTCCACCCCGAAGCGACGGGCGAACTCGCCGTGGAAGTCGAGGTTCTCCTGGGTCACCAGCCCGGCGAAGAAACCCGCCGTGCTGAACAACCGCCGGGTCGCGCCGGCACCGCTGGCCAACAGCATGTTCTCGTCCATCAACGTGCTCAGCCGCAGACAGCGCTGGTCCAGCCCGGAGCGGGCGAACGCCCGGTTGAACCGCACCGCGTCCGCACCGACCAGCAGCATCAGCACCGCGTCCGCGTCGCTGTGCTCGATGCGCCGCAACACCTCGCCGAAGTCGTGCGCGTCCAACGGCAGGAAGTGCTGGCCCACCACCTGCCCGCCGCCGCGCACCGCGTACCGCTGGGCCGCCCGTGCCGTCCGACGGGGCCACACGTAGTCGTTGCCGACCACGAACCAGCGACGCACCCGGTGCTCCGCGGCGAGCAACCGCATCGCCGGCCACAGTTGGGCGTCCGGCGTCTCGCTGGTCAGGAAGACCCCTTCGGTACGTTCACCACCCTCGTACAGTGCGGTGTAGACGTACGGCACCCGCTGCGCGATGCGGGGTGCCAGCGCCTGGCGCACCGACGAGATGTGCCACCCCGTCACCCCCTGCACCGCCCCCACCGACACCAGCGCCTCGACCTCGGCGGCCACCTCGGCCGGAGGCGCGCCGCCGTCGACCGGCACCAGCCGCAGCTCACGACCCAGCACGCCGCCACACCTGTTGACCTCCTCCACCGCGAGCTGCGCGCACAGCTCGCAGGTGGGGCCGAACATCCCGCCCGGCCCGCGCATCGGGTAGACCAGCGCGATGCTGACCACGCCACGGTCGACGGTCAGCCACGGCGGTGCCGGCGCGGACATGAGCACATGATTGCCCGATCAACGACCGAAGGCCAGACCTCACCACGGACCGGGACGACTCGGTACCATGGCGGGGCACCGGACCGAGGAGTTCCATGTCAGACGTGCCCGGGGCGCCAGCCGACCTGCTGCGCTCGCTCACCCGCGCCGAACGGCTGCTCTCCCGCCGGCTGGGCGCCGTGCTGGCCGACGACGCGCTGACCGTCGAGGCGTGGCGGGTGCTCTGTCTCCTCGCCGACGGCCAGGGTCACCCGATGAGCGAGGTGTCCGCCGAGGCGTCGCTGCCTCCGGGTACCCTCACCAAACTGGTCGACCACCTCGTCGACCGCAACCTCGTCTTCCGCCGGATAGACCCGATGGACCGTCGACGGATCCGCGCCTACCTCACGGCCCGTGGCCGCCGCGAACACGAACGCCTCGACCAGCGGGTCCGGGCCAGCCTCGCCGAGTTGGACATCCCGACGGACACCGGCCTGGTCGAGCGCCTCGACGACCTGGTCGACCGCCTCGACCCGACGCGCAGTGTCGACCCGACGCGCAGTGTCGACCCGACGCGCGGTGTCGACCGCGCCGACGCGACCGGCTCGCGCCGCTGACCCGCGCCGACTCACTCGACCTTGGTGAGAAGCGGCTTGCCCTTCTCCACGACGTACGTGGCCAGTTCGACGGCCACCCCCTCGCCGACGTTCTTCGCCTGGTGGTGCACGCCGTACGGCACGGTGAGGGCATCACCGGCGTTGCACACCACCGGTGGCTGACCCTCGAGCGTGTATTCCAGGGATCCCTGGAGCACACAGATGATCTCCTCGCCGGGGTGGAAGTGCTTGAACGGCGGCGAGTCCGGGGTGAACTCCACCCGACTCTGGACGACCTCACGTCCGGGAACGCTGAGATCGTGCCTCTGCAGGTCGACACGCCACAGGCCCGGTGCGCCCTCCACCGCCGTCGGACTGATGCCCTCGGGTCGCTCGTTCCCACTCATCACGGCCTCCTGTGCGCCGCCTCGCGAACGGCAGCGGCTCCGGTTGCAGGTCCTCCCGACCATATGGGGAGGCCGACCGGTCCCGGGCGAGGATGCCGAACACGGGAGCCCCGATCCTGGGCCGCGGCGGCGCGGAGAGGCTCACCCGCTGAGGTGGGCACGCAGGGTGTGCGCGTCGGGTGCGGTGGCGGTCCACAGTGTCGCCGGACCACCGGCCAGCGGCAGTCGGGCGACGGTCCCGTCGACCGCCGCCGGCTCGACCGGCCGCGACCCGTCGACCACCAGCAACGAGCCGGTGGCCGGCGCGCCACCGAGCACCGCGGGGCCGGCCCAGCCGGGCGCGTGCGGTCCCACCGCCATCGACTGCCGCAGCAGTGGCCGACCCGCGTAGTCGACGTGCGTGTGCACGACCGCGCCGCCGGGCGACTCGGCGTACCGGCCGCAGACCAGCTCGTCACGCCACCGCAGGCCCGCCCCGGCGGCCAGCTCGACCCGGGATTCGGCGAGGTGCGCGCAGCCGGCCGCCGCGACCAACTGTTCGGGAAGCCAGTGCAGGGTGGCCCCGGCGTGCACCACCGCCCGCACCACCATCCGGGACACCGCACCCGGCCGGCCCGGCAGGGCGATCGAGGCGGCGACGGTGTGCACCCGGACGGCGGCACCCGGTCCGACCTCGATCTCCAGCCGTAGGTCGTCGCCGGCGAGCGGGCCGGCCGCCCCGCCGACGAGGTGCACCGTGGCGACACCACCGTCGGTCGGGGTCTGGCGTAGCAGGAGCGGCGTCTCGCCGTGCAGCTCGACCAGGACCGTGCCGCCCCTGCCGTCGGCCCGGGCGACCAGCCGGGCGAGCGCACGCATCAGACCGGCTCCACCGGCACGGCGAGCGGGTGCAGGGCGGCGTGGTGGGCCAGCTCGTGCCGGATCCAGGCGGCGACGCCGCTCGCCGTGGGGTCTCCCACGATGGACAGGAAGAGGGTCGGCAGGTCGCCGCGCCGAGCCCGCGCGTCCCGGTCCATCACGGAGAGGTCGGCGCCCACCATCGGCGCCAGGTCCGTCTTGTTGATGACGAGGAGGTCGGCGGAGGTGACCCCCGGTCCGCCCTTGCGGGGCACCTTGTCCCCTCCCGCCACGTCGACCACGAAGATCTGCCGGTCGACGAGTCCCCGGCTGAACGTGGCGGTCAGATTGTCTCCACCGCTCTCCACCAGGACCAGGTCCAGCGGGCCGACCGCCTCGGCGAGTTCGTCGACCGCGTCCAGGTTCGCGCCGATGTCGTCGCGGATCGCCGTGTGCGGGCAGCAGCCGGTCTCCACGGCGCGGATCCGGGCCGGGTCCAGCACGCCGGCCCGCCGGAGGAAGTCGGCGTCCTCGGTGGTGTAGATGTCATTGGTCACCACACCGAGCCGCAACTCGTCGGTGAAGGCCCGGCAGAGCGCGGCCACCAGGGCCGTCTTGCCGGACCCGACCGGGCCGCCGATGCCCACCCGAAGGGCGCGGCCGGGCCGTGGCAGCGGCGGGTGCGGATCCACCCCCGGCTCGGGGTGGGTGTGTGGAACGGTCTCGTCGTGCGGCACGGCGGTCGACAGCAACGTGGTCGATTCGGCGGTGGGCACAGCGGTGTCAGGACGCAAAGAGACGCACCTCCCAGGTGGCATGGATTTCGGCATGGATGTCGGCGAGCGGAGCGGCGGCGGCCGGCAGCCGCTCCGGTGGATCGTCGGCGGCCCGCGCCGCCTCGGCGGCCGTGGCGTCGCAGGCGTCGGCGAGGCCGACCAGCAGGGCCTGGACCCGGTACGGGTCGAGGCCGAGCAGGCGTACGCCGGCACTGGCCGCCCCGGTCACCGTCCCGTACGCGGCGACCGTGGCGGTGTCGAGGCGGGACAGCCCGGCCGCGGCGCACAGCAGACCGAGCACCAACGGTTGGTGCACGCCGAACGCCGTCGTGGGCAGGTCGCCGAACGTGGCGTCGGGCCAGATGGTCCGACCCGCGCGCAGCAGCGCCCGGCCCTGCCGGCGGGAGACCTCCCGCAGGGTCGGCGCGGCGGTACGCGCGTCCAGCTCCGCGTCGAGCAGGACCAGCGTGCTCGACCGCGTGGCGGGCTGCGCCACCACGCCTGGCCCGGACACCTCGTCCGCACCGGCGCTGTCGGGCAGGGCGGCGGCCCGGTGCGCTGCCGCCGCGAACGCCGCACCGACCAGACCGGCGGTGGCCAACCGTCCGGCCAGGAACTGCTCCAACGTCGCCAGGTCGGTGACCCGGCCGGCGGCCACGGCCGCCTCCAGACCGCCGGAGTGCGCGTGCGCCCCGGCCGGGAAGCGCCCGTCGGCCACCAGCAACAGCAGGCTCGGGGTCGCCATCAGAACAGGAAGTACCGCTGGGCCATCGGCAGCCGGGTCACCGGGTCCGGCTCCACCACCACACCGTCGATCCGGACGGTGAAGGTGTCCGGCTCCACCTCGATGCGCGGCATGGCGTTGTTCTCCGGCAGGTCGGCCTTGCCCCGCGAGCGCACGTCGCTGACCGGCACCACCCGACGTCGTACGTCCAGGCGGAGCCCGGCGTCCAGGGCCGCCGGTGCCACGAACGCCAGGCTGGTGGCGGCCGCCGCGGCGCCGTACGCCCCGAACATCGGCCGCGGCAGCATCGGCTGCGGCGTCGGGATCGAGGCGTTCGCGTCACCCATCTGGGCGTACGCGATCATGCCGCCCTTGAGCACCAGGTGCGGTCGTACGCCGAAGAACGCCGGATCCCAGAGCACCAGATCGGCGAGTTTGCCCGGCTCGACCGAGCCGATCTCCCCTTCCAGTCCGTTCGCCATCGCCGCGCAGATGGTGTACTTCGCCACGTACCTCCGAGCCCGGTGGTTGTCGGCGGCGCCGTCACCCGGCAGCGCGCCCACCCGGTCCTTCATCACGTGCGCGCTCTGCCAGGTCCGCAGGATCACCTCGCCGACCCGACCCATCGCCTGCGCGTCCGAGCCGATGATGGAGATCGCGCCGAGGTCGTGCAGCAGGTCCTCGGCGGCCATGGTCGACGGTCGGATCCTGCTCTCGGCGAAGGCCAGGTCCTCCGGCACGGACGGGTTGAGGTGGTGGCAGACCATCAGCATGTCCAGGTGCTCGGCGAGGGTGTTCGCGGTGTACGGCCGGGTCGGGTTGGTCGACGACGGCAGCACGTTCGGTTCGCTGGCCACGGTGATGATGTCCGGTGCGTGCCCGCCGCCGGCGCCCTCGGTGTGGTACGAGTGGATGGCCCTCCCGCCGATCGCCCGCAGGGTGTCGGCGACGAACCCGGCCTCGTTGAGCGTGTCGGTGTGGATCGACACCTGCACCCCGGACGCGTCCGCCACCCGCAGGCAGGCGTCGATGGCCGCCGGAGTGGTGCCCCAGTCCTCGTGCAGCTTGAAGCCGCCCGCGCCGGCTCGCAGTTGTTCCCAGAGCGCCTCTTCGGAGACGGTGTTGCCCTTGCCGAGCAGCAGCACGTTGACCGGCATGGTGTCGAGCGCCTCGTGCATCCGGGCCAGGTGCCAGCCGTTCGGGGTGACAGTGGTCGCCCGGGTTCCCTCGGCCGGCCCGGTGCCGCCGCCGACGAGCGTGGTGATCCCGCTGGCCAGGGCCTCGGTGACGATCTGCGGGCAGATGAAGTGCACGTGGGTGTCCACCGCGCCGGCGGTGAGGATCCGCCCGTTGCCGGCGATCACCTCGGTCGACGGTCCGATGACCAGGTCGGGGTGGACACCGGGCATGGTGTCCGGGTTGCCGGCCCGGCCGAGCGCCACGATCCGTCCGTCGCGCAGCCCCACGTCGGCCTTGACCACACCCCAGTGGTCGAGCACCACGGCACCGGTGATGACGGTGTCCAGTGCACCCTCGGCGCGGGTGGCCCGGGACTGCCCCATCGACTCGCGGATCACCTTCCCGCCACCGAAGACCGCCTCGTCACCGCCCACGCAGTGGTCGGTCTCCACCTCGATCAGCAGGTTGGTGTCGGCCAGCCGGATCCGGTCACCGGTCGTCGGCCCGTACAGGTCGATGTAGCGGTCGCGCCGCACGGCGCTCACCGCGGCGACCCGTCGGCCGGTGACCGGTCCAACGGTCCGGCGCACTCGCTGCGCAGCCCCGCGACGATGCGCGCGCCGCCGAGCGGGACGAGGTCGACGCTGCGGCTGATGCCCGGCTCGAACCGGACCGAGGTACCCGCCGGCACGGCGAGCCGCTGCCCCCAGGCGACGTCCCGGTCGAACGCCAACGCCGGGTTGGCCTCGGCGAAGTGGTAGTGCGAGCCCACCTGCACCGGCCGGTCGGCGGTGTTGACCACGAGCATCGTGGTCACCGGACGGCCCGTGTTGATCTCGACCGGGTCGGCCGCCGGCAGGATCTCCCCCGGGATCACGGGATCGGGTGGTGCACCGTCACCAGCTTGGTGCCGTCCGGGAACGTCGCCTCCACCTGCACCTCCCTCAGCAGCTCGGGGATGCCGTCCTGGACGTCGTCGCGGCCGAGCACGGTCCGGCCGGCCGACATCAGGTCGACGACCGACCGGCCGTCGCGGGCCCCTTCGAGCAGGAACGCGGTGATGATCGCGACGGCTTCGGGGTAGTTGAGGCGCAGGCCGCGCTCGCGGCGGGCGCGGGCGACATCGGCCGCCACGTGGACGAGCAGGCGGTCCTGCTCGTGCGGGCTGAGGAACACGGGGCTTCTCCCGGTGGGATCGGCGTGCCCGGCTCGCCGGCGGCTCCGCGGGGAGCCGCGCCGGGCAGCAACACCCGGGGTACGAGCTGGAGTCACACGACCGCCGAGTCTCCCGCCGACGGGGCGACCCGGGACTCCACCATCCCGGCCCGCGCGACGGGCAACCGGCGGCGTCCGGTCGGATGCGGACCGCACCGCCCACCGCTGAGCCGACCGTAGAGGATCACCACCGGCCGGGGCAACATCCTCAACGATCGTTATCAGGACTGGCTGGAGTCGCGCAGCACCATCCCCAGGTTCTCGGCAAGGTCCTGGGTCAGCGGATCGTCCGGCCCGAAGGCCTCGGAGGCGAGGTTGTAGCTGGCCCCCAGGAGCTGCAGTGCGGCCAGCGTGTCACCAGCCAGGAACTGTGACGCACCGAGTGTCCTGGCCGTGGCGAGAGTGTCCGGATGGGACTTGCCCAGCCGGCTTCGCTGCCGCCGCAGCGTCTCCGTGAGCACCGGCAGCCCTTCACCCCACTGTTGGGTCTCGACGAGCGCGCACCCGAGGTTGTAGGCGTAGATCAGGGTCGCCGGATCGTTGCGGCCGAACGCACGGACCGCCCGGCGGTGGGCTTCACGGTGCCGGTCGGCCGACTCGTCGGGACGTCGCTGGCGGAGCATCGCCGACCCGAGGCGGTCCAGTGTGGTGATGGTCTCGGGATGGGCCGGACCGAGGTCCCGATCGCAGTCGGTCAGCAGTGCCTCCCAGGCCCGTTCGGCGGACGCGTACTCGCCGGCGTCGAAGAGCGCCAGGGCCTCGCGCGAGCGGCGTTTCAATTCCTCCGGCAGCGGCTTCGGCCGCGACGACAGAAATTTCATCCGATCCTCCCCATCAGCGGCAGCGAGTCTATCGAGTCTGGCCGCTGGGTACCGAACCTCATTCTCTTCGAACGCGGTGCGAGGGATGATCGCCGGATGACGGCGACGAGGGGTACACGCGCACTGCTCGGTGTTCTGTTCCTGGCGGCGGCCACGGTCGGGGCCTGGCTGCTCTGGCTGGGTTGGGACGACGAGTACACGGTCGACGCGCAGACCGGTGCGACGAGCGGCCCGTACGAGCCGTGGCAGGTGATCGGCTGCGTGCTGACGCTGGTGCTGTTGGCCGCGCTCGCCGGGACGCGGCTCAGCCCGTGGCTGGTGGCGCTGGTGATGACTGTCGCGTTCACGGCGGCCTGGACGTGGCGGGCGGCGTCGACCGACGACAGCGGCCTGTGGGCTGTCGGGGCGGTGCTGGTGCTGGTCGGGATGGCGGCCGGCAGCACGGCGGTGAGCCTCGCCGCACGCCGGGTCCGCCGACGCTAGGCAGGCCGAACGCGCTGCCGGTACACCGATCGGTGGCAGTTCAGCAGGGCGACGCCCGGCGTGTCGAACTGCTCCGCTGCCATTGATCGGCGCAGCTGGTTGGCAGGGTGCTGCCGCTGCCGGGTTGCCGCGGAGTTGCAGACGTTGGTGCGGGCGTGACCGCCCATCGTGGACGGAAGGAAATCGTGATCTGATGACCGCATGATCACTCCGACTCCCCTCATGCGCCTGGTGGCCGGTGTGTGGGGGTTCAAGACTCTCGCGGTCGGCGTCGAGCTGGGCCTGTTCACCCGGTTGGCCGGCGGGCGGACGATGACCGTCGAGGAGGCCGCCGCCGAGTTCGGGCTGCCCGACCGGCCCGCGGACCTGTTGCTGGCCGCCAGTGCCTCGCTCGGCCTGCTGGAGAAGGCCGGCGACGGTTATCGCAACTCCGAGTTGGCCGAGCAGTTCCTGGTCGAGGGTCGGCCGTACTACTTCGGCGCGCAGGTCCGCTACTCGGACCTGCGCACCTACCTGCCCTGGCACCGCATCGGCGAGGCCCTGCGCACGGATCGGCCGTTGACCTGGGATCCGGAGGCCCAACAGTCGATGTTCGACACCGCCGACCCGGAAATGTTGGCGCAGTTCTGGGACGCGATGTTCTCCACGTCCAGCTTCACCGCCAGCGCGTTGGCCGACGCATACGACTTCTCCACGCACCGACTGCTGCTCGATGTCGGCGGCGGGGCCGGCGCGTTCCCGATCGAGTTCTGCCGCCGCCTGCCCGAACTGCGCGCCACCGTGTTGGATCTGCCGCACGTCTGCGTACGGGCCCGGGAGCGGATCGCGGAGGCCGGCCTGACCGGGCGGATCGACGCGGTGGCCGGCGACTTCCTCGCCGACCCCGCCCTGCCGGACGGGCACGACGTCATCCTGCTCAGCATGATCCTGCACGACTGGGACGAGCCCACGAACCGGGCGCTGCTGGCCCGGTGCCACGCGGCGTTGCCGCCCGGCGGGGCGATCGTCGTCTGTGAACTGCTGCTCAACGACGAGCGCACCGGCCCACCGGAGGCGGCCCTGATGGGGATGAACATGCTGGTCGAGACCGAGGGCGGCCGGAACTACTCGGGTGCCGAGTATGCCGCCTGGCTGACCGACGCCGGCTTCGTCGACGTGCGGACCCTGCCGTTCGACGCCCCCGGCGCCAACGGTGCGGTGGTGGCCCGCCGGCCCTGACCCGACGACGACACCCGGCCCCGGTGCGAACCGTGGGCCGGGTGTCGCGGCGCTGGTGTCCGATCGGCTACCGGTACGGGTCAGGCGCGAGCCTTCGCCGGCTGCTTCATGAAGTCCATGATCGCCTTGTTGACCTCGTCGGCATGGGTCCACGGGATGCCGTGCGGCGCGCCCTTGAGCGTGACGAGCTGGCCGGTCGGCATCATCGGCCCGAGCCGCTGACCGGTCACCGGATAGGGCAGCACCCGGTCCTGGTCACCCTGCACGATCAACACCGGAATATTGATCTTCGGCAGGTCCTGGCGGAAGTCTTCCTGCCAGGCGTCCACGCTGTCGTGGGTGGCCTTGCCGGAGGCCATCGCACCGATCTGCCAGTGCGCCCGGTACGCCTCCTCGCTGACCCGCTTGCCCATGTTCTGGTCCGGGTTGAAGAACGCGTCGCAGAAGGACGTCAGGTAGGCGAACCGGTCCTTGATGATGGCGTCCTGGAAACCCTTGAAGAGGCTCCGCTCGACGCCCTCCGGGTTGTCGCTCGCCTTCGCCAGCATCGGTTGCAGCGGGCTGAGCAGGACCGCCCGGCTGACCCGCTGGGAGCCGTAGTTGCCCAGGTAGCGGACGACCTCGCCGGTGCCCATCGAGTGCCCCACCAGGGTCACGTCGCGCAGGTCCAGCTCGCTCATCAGCACGTCGAGATCGGCCGCGAACGTGTTGTAGTCGTAGCCGAACGCCGGCTGGGCGGAGTTACCGTAACCGCGCCGATCGTAGGTGATCGTCCGGTATCCGGCGTCGAGCAGCGCCTTGGTCTCCTTCTCCCAGGTCGCGCCGTTGAACGGGAAGCCGTGGATCAGCACCACCGGCTTACCGGATCCGTGATCCTCGTAGTACAGGTCGATGGGCGCGGAGTTTTCCGTCCCCACGGTGATGAAAGGCATGTTT is a window of Micromonospora sp. WMMD961 DNA encoding:
- the urtA gene encoding urea ABC transporter substrate-binding protein; protein product: MSLFRGRRILAGAMTLVAAAAMTACGSKTTDEGGATGVTADVSGDTVKVGLLNSLSGTMAISEVTVRDAIMLAVEEINAAGGVLGKKVQPVGEDGASDWPTFAEKAEKLISEDRVAAVFGCWTSASRKAVKPVFEKNKALLFYPVQYEGLEQSPYIFYTGATTNQQIVPGLDYLKSQGAKSVYLVGSDYVFPRTANKIIKAYATANGMTVLGEDYAPLGSTEFGTIVNKVKSSGADAVFNTLNGDSNVAFFKEYKSAGLTAAAMPVVSVSIAEEEVKGIGTQYLEGQLTAWNYYQTTPGAANTKFVAAYKAKYGADKPTSDPMEAAYVAVYLWKAMVEKAGVFDVEKVRAASDGITFDAPEGLVTVDGKTQHIAKTARIGKIGADGLITEVWNSGKPVSPDPYLKTYPWASGLS
- a CDS encoding substrate-binding domain-containing protein, whose amino-acid sequence is MSAPAPPWLTVDRGVVSIALVYPMRGPGGMFGPTCELCAQLAVEEVNRCGGVLGRELRLVPVDGGAPPAEVAAEVEALVSVGAVQGVTGWHISSVRQALAPRIAQRVPYVYTALYEGGERTEGVFLTSETPDAQLWPAMRLLAAEHRVRRWFVVGNDYVWPRRTARAAQRYAVRGGGQVVGQHFLPLDAHDFGEVLRRIEHSDADAVLMLLVGADAVRFNRAFARSGLDQRCLRLSTLMDENMLLASGAGATRRLFSTAGFFAGLVTQENLDFHGEFARRFGVEAPPLGSLGESCYEGVMLLAALIGQARTLDVRAIETAADTVAYHGPRGRLRLRRRHVRQRIYLAEADGLDFTVLAQL
- a CDS encoding MarR family transcriptional regulator; the encoded protein is MSDVPGAPADLLRSLTRAERLLSRRLGAVLADDALTVEAWRVLCLLADGQGHPMSEVSAEASLPPGTLTKLVDHLVDRNLVFRRIDPMDRRRIRAYLTARGRREHERLDQRVRASLAELDIPTDTGLVERLDDLVDRLDPTRSVDPTRSVDPTRGVDRADATGSRR
- a CDS encoding cupin domain-containing protein, which translates into the protein MSGNERPEGISPTAVEGAPGLWRVDLQRHDLSVPGREVVQSRVEFTPDSPPFKHFHPGEEIICVLQGSLEYTLEGQPPVVCNAGDALTVPYGVHHQAKNVGEGVAVELATYVVEKGKPLLTKVE
- a CDS encoding urease accessory protein UreD, with amino-acid sequence MRALARLVARADGRGGTVLVELHGETPLLLRQTPTDGGVATVHLVGGAAGPLAGDDLRLEIEVGPGAAVRVHTVAASIALPGRPGAVSRMVVRAVVHAGATLHWLPEQLVAAAGCAHLAESRVELAAGAGLRWRDELVCGRYAESPGGAVVHTHVDYAGRPLLRQSMAVGPHAPGWAGPAVLGGAPATGSLLVVDGSRPVEPAAVDGTVARLPLAGGPATLWTATAPDAHTLRAHLSG
- the ureG gene encoding urease accessory protein UreG, which codes for MDPHPPLPRPGRALRVGIGGPVGSGKTALVAALCRAFTDELRLGVVTNDIYTTEDADFLRRAGVLDPARIRAVETGCCPHTAIRDDIGANLDAVDELAEAVGPLDLVLVESGGDNLTATFSRGLVDRQIFVVDVAGGDKVPRKGGPGVTSADLLVINKTDLAPMVGADLSVMDRDARARRGDLPTLFLSIVGDPTASGVAAWIRHELAHHAALHPLAVPVEPV
- a CDS encoding urease accessory UreF family protein, yielding MATPSLLLLVADGRFPAGAHAHSGGLEAAVAAGRVTDLATLEQFLAGRLATAGLVGAAFAAAAHRAAALPDSAGADEVSGPGVVAQPATRSSTLVLLDAELDARTAAPTLREVSRRQGRALLRAGRTIWPDATFGDLPTTAFGVHQPLVLGLLCAAAGLSRLDTATVAAYGTVTGAASAGVRLLGLDPYRVQALLVGLADACDATAAEAARAADDPPERLPAAAAPLADIHAEIHATWEVRLFAS
- a CDS encoding urease subunit alpha, which encodes MSAVRRDRYIDLYGPTTGDRIRLADTNLLIEVETDHCVGGDEAVFGGGKVIRESMGQSRATRAEGALDTVITGAVVLDHWGVVKADVGLRDGRIVALGRAGNPDTMPGVHPDLVIGPSTEVIAGNGRILTAGAVDTHVHFICPQIVTEALASGITTLVGGGTGPAEGTRATTVTPNGWHLARMHEALDTMPVNVLLLGKGNTVSEEALWEQLRAGAGGFKLHEDWGTTPAAIDACLRVADASGVQVSIHTDTLNEAGFVADTLRAIGGRAIHSYHTEGAGGGHAPDIITVASEPNVLPSSTNPTRPYTANTLAEHLDMLMVCHHLNPSVPEDLAFAESRIRPSTMAAEDLLHDLGAISIIGSDAQAMGRVGEVILRTWQSAHVMKDRVGALPGDGAADNHRARRYVAKYTICAAMANGLEGEIGSVEPGKLADLVLWDPAFFGVRPHLVLKGGMIAYAQMGDANASIPTPQPMLPRPMFGAYGAAAAATSLAFVAPAALDAGLRLDVRRRVVPVSDVRSRGKADLPENNAMPRIEVEPDTFTVRIDGVVVEPDPVTRLPMAQRYFLF
- a CDS encoding urease subunit beta is translated as MIPGEILPAADPVEINTGRPVTTMLVVNTADRPVQVGSHYHFAEANPALAFDRDVAWGQRLAVPAGTSVRFEPGISRSVDLVPLGGARIVAGLRSECAGPLDRSPADGSPR
- a CDS encoding urease subunit gamma, which translates into the protein MFLSPHEQDRLLVHVAADVARARRERGLRLNYPEAVAIITAFLLEGARDGRSVVDLMSAGRTVLGRDDVQDGIPELLREVQVEATFPDGTKLVTVHHPIP
- a CDS encoding tetratricopeptide repeat protein, which translates into the protein MKFLSSRPKPLPEELKRRSREALALFDAGEYASAERAWEALLTDCDRDLGPAHPETITTLDRLGSAMLRQRRPDESADRHREAHRRAVRAFGRNDPATLIYAYNLGCALVETQQWGEGLPVLTETLRRQRSRLGKSHPDTLATARTLGASQFLAGDTLAALQLLGASYNLASEAFGPDDPLTQDLAENLGMVLRDSSQS
- a CDS encoding methyltransferase — translated: MITPTPLMRLVAGVWGFKTLAVGVELGLFTRLAGGRTMTVEEAAAEFGLPDRPADLLLAASASLGLLEKAGDGYRNSELAEQFLVEGRPYYFGAQVRYSDLRTYLPWHRIGEALRTDRPLTWDPEAQQSMFDTADPEMLAQFWDAMFSTSSFTASALADAYDFSTHRLLLDVGGGAGAFPIEFCRRLPELRATVLDLPHVCVRARERIAEAGLTGRIDAVAGDFLADPALPDGHDVILLSMILHDWDEPTNRALLARCHAALPPGGAIVVCELLLNDERTGPPEAALMGMNMLVETEGGRNYSGAEYAAWLTDAGFVDVRTLPFDAPGANGAVVARRP
- a CDS encoding alpha/beta hydrolase, which encodes MPFITVGTENSAPIDLYYEDHGSGKPVVLIHGFPFNGATWEKETKALLDAGYRTITYDRRGYGNSAQPAFGYDYNTFAADLDVLMSELDLRDVTLVGHSMGTGEVVRYLGNYGSQRVSRAVLLSPLQPMLAKASDNPEGVERSLFKGFQDAIIKDRFAYLTSFCDAFFNPDQNMGKRVSEEAYRAHWQIGAMASGKATHDSVDAWQEDFRQDLPKINIPVLIVQGDQDRVLPYPVTGQRLGPMMPTGQLVTLKGAPHGIPWTHADEVNKAIMDFMKQPAKARA